A section of the Anas acuta unplaced genomic scaffold, bAnaAcu1.1 SCAFFOLD_341, whole genome shotgun sequence genome encodes:
- the LOC137849229 gene encoding uncharacterized protein isoform X29 codes for MSSNLLDLLEVLQATTSKIEVLQPNLVSPNVPKFVSPNLLEVLQPIPTSSNLLDLLQPMSSNLLQVLQAMFSKVEVLQPISTSSNLLHLLHPTSFNLLEVLQPILMSSNLLDLLQFLSSNLLKVLQPIPTFSNLLQPMSSTVFKVLQAMFSKVEVLQLIPTSSNLQKLFQPTSSTLLEVLQAMSSNLEVLQPIPTSSNLLNVLQLLASNLLEILQPIPTSPNLLQPMSSTPIEVLQPISTSSNLLHLFSSTLLEVLQPMSSNLEVLHPIPTSSNLLNLLHLFSSNLLEVLHPIPTSSTLLNLLQPMSSTPVEVLQPIPLSSNLLQLFSSNVLQVLQPILMSSNLLDLLHPTSSNLLEVLQLLSSTLFEVLQPIPTSPNLLNLLELLSSNLLDVLRAMFSKVEVLQPIPTFSNLLHPTSSNLLEVLQAMSSKVEVLQPIPTSSILQELFQPMSSKLIEVLQAMSSNLEVLHPIPTSSNLFKVLQLLASNLLDLHPTSSNVLEVLQAMFSNLEVLHPIPTFSNLLQPMSSNVLQFLHPISTSSNLLQVLQLLASNVFKLLHPIPTSSNLLQLLSSNLFEVLQAMSSTLEVLQPIPTFSNLLHPTSSNLLEVLQLLPSNLDVLQPIPTSSNLLNLLQPTSSNLLEVLQAMSSNLDVLHPIPMSSNLIDLLQLFSSTLLEVLHPLPTSSTLLHLFSSPLPDLLQPLPTPLPLLPLPPRPPPPPRRLPPGPPGHPLHFGHLLPRFGSHAGRLLPRGPPGRRGLPPGPPPPPPPPPPLPPRLPGPPLPPIVPPNPPGGGRRRRGLGPPLPGGRFGGDAGHRLGGPPGHPLGPGRALGLRPLGHQGHRAPPGRVPPPGGPEPGPGGPGGPVAGDFGQGLGGRLEPPRAGAPLGNGGALGGGGPLGGAVSGFWGPAGRFWGPPRGFGGHLRGFWGPQGGFWGPPAGFWGLSGGVWGPPAGFWGPRGGFWGLPGGFWGPPDGFWGPPRGFWGPPGGPQGG; via the exons ATGTCCTCCAACCTCCTTGACCTCCTCGAGGTCCTCCAAGCCACGACCTCCAAAATCGAGGTCCTCCAACCCAACCTtgtgtccccaaatgtccccaaatttGTGTCCCCAAACCTCCTTGAGGTCCTCCAACCCATCCCAACCTCCTCCAACCTCCTTGACCTTCTCCAACCCATGTCCTCCAACCTCCTCCAGGTCCTCCAAGCCATGTTCTCAAAGGTTGAGGTCCTCCAACCCATCTCCACCTCCTCCaacctcctccacctcctccaccccACCTCCTTCAACCTCCTTGAG GTCCTCCAACCCATCCTCATGTCCTCCAACCTCCTCGACCTCCTCCAATTCTTGTCCTCCAACCTCCTCAAGGTCCTCCAACCCATCCCAACCTTCTCCAACCTCCTCCAACCCATGTCCTCAACCGTCTTCAAGGTCCTCCAAGCCATGTTCTCAAAAGTTGAGGTCCTCCAACTCATCCCAACCTCCTCCAACCTCCAAAAACTCTTCCAGCCCACATCCTCCACCCTCCTTGAGGTCCTCCAAGCCATGTCCTCAAACCTTGAG GTCCTCCAACCCATCCCAACCTCCTCCAACCTCCTCAATGTCCTCCAACTCTTGGCCTCCAACCTCCTTGAGATCCTCCAACCCATCCCAACCTCCCCCAACCTCCTCCAACCCATGTCCTCCACCCCCATTGAGGTCCTCCAACCCATCTCCACCTCCTCCAACCTCCTCCACCTCTTCTCCTCCACCCTCCTCGAGGTCCTCCAACCCATGTCCTCCAACCTCGAGGTCCTCCACCCCATCCCAACCTCCTCCAACCTCCTCAACCTCCTCCACCTCTTCTCCTCCAACCTCCTTGAGGTCCTCCACCCCATCCCAACCTCCTCAACCCTCCTCAACCTCCTCCAACCCATGTCCTCCACCCCCGTTGAGGTCCTCCAACCCATCCCCTTGTCCTCCAACCTCCTCCAACTCTTCTCCTCCAACGTTCTCCAGGTCCTCCAACCCATCCTCATGTCCTCCAACCTCCTTGACCTCCTCCACCCCACATCCTCCAACCTCCTTGAGGTCCTCCAACTCTTGTCCTCAACCCTCTTTGAGGTCCTCCAACCCATCCCAACCTCCCCCAACCTCCTCAACCTCCTTGAACTCTTGTCCTCCAACCTCCTTGATGTCCTCCGAGCCATGTTCTCAAAAGTTGAGGTCCTCCAACCCATCCCAACCTTCTCCAACCTCCTCCACCCCACATCCTCCAACCTCCTTGAGGTCCTCCAAGCCATGTCCTCAAAGGTTGAG GTCCTCCAAcccatccccacctcctccaTCCTCCAAGAACTCTTCCAACCCATGTCCTCAAAGCTCATCGAGGTCCTCCAAGCCATGTCCTCAAACCTCGAGGTCCTCCACCCCATCCCAACCTCCTCCAACCTCTTCAAGGTCCTCCAACTCTTGGCCTCCAACCTCCTTGACCTCCACCCCACATCCTCCAATGTCCTTGAGGTCCTCCAAGCCATGTTCTCAAACCTTGAGGTCCTCCACCCCATCCCAACCTTCTCCAACCTCCTCCAACCCATGTCCTCCAATGTCCTCCAGTTCCTCCACCCCATCTCCACCTCCTCCAACCTCCTCCAGGTCCTCCAACTCTTGGCCTCCAATGTCTTCAAGCTCCTCCACCCCATCCCAACCTCCTCCAACCTCCTCCAACTCTTGTCCTCCAACCTCTTTGAGGTCCTCCAAGCCATGTCCTCCACCCTTGAGGTCCTCCAACCCATCCCAACCTTCTCCAACCTCCTCCACCCCACATCCTCCAACCTCCTTGAGGTCCTCCAACTCTTGCCCTCCAACCTTGATGTCCTCCAACCCATCCCAACCTCCTCCAACCTCCTCAACCTCCTCCAACCCACATCCTCCAACCTCCTCGAGGTTCTCCAAGCCATGTCCTCAAACCTTGACGTCCtccaccccatccccatgtcctcCAACCTCATTGACCTCCTCCAACTCTTCTCCTCCACCCTCCTTGAGGtcctccaccccctccccacctcctccaccctcctccacctcttctcctcccccctccccgaccTCCTCCaacccctccccacccccttgcCCTTactccctctccccccacgacctcctcctcctccccgacGGCTCCCCCCCGGGCCTCCCGGCCACCCGCTCCATTTTGGCCACCTCCTCCCCCGTTTTGGAAGCCATGCTGGCCGGCTCCTTCCCCGAGGCCCACCAGGACGCCGTGGCCTTCCTCCaggccccccgccgccccctcctcctcctcctccactacCTCCACGGCTGCCGgggccccccctgcccccaatTGTCCCCCCCAATCCACCCGGGGGCGGCCGACGGCGCCGTGGCCTTGGCCCGCCGCTACCTGGTGGCCGGTTTGGAGGGGACGCTGGCCACCGCCTTGGTGGCCCCCCCGGCCACCCTCTGGGCCCTGGCCGAGCGTTGGGCTTGCGTCCCCTTGGCCACCAGGGCCACCGGGCTCCTCCTGGccgggtcccccccccgggTGGCCCGGAGCCTGGCCCAGGTGGCCCGGGTGGCCCGGTGGCCGGGGATTTTGGCCAAGGCCTTGGCGGTCGCCTTGAGCCCCCCCGGGCTGGGGCCCCGCTTGGAAATgggggagccctggggggggggggaccccttGGTGGGGCCGTTTCGGGGTTTTGGGGACCTGcggggaggttttggggacccccccgagGATTTGGGGGACACCTCCGAGGATTttggggaccccaaggggggttttggggacccCCAGCAGGATTTTGGGGACTCTCagggggggtttggggacccCCAGCGGGATTTTGGGGACCCCgaggggggttttggggactcccagggggattttggggaccTCCAGATggattttggggacccccccgagGATTTTGGGGACCTCCAGGAGGACCTCAAGGAGGTTGA
- the LOC137849229 gene encoding uncharacterized protein isoform X20, with translation MSSNLLDLLEVLQATTSKIEVLQPNLVSPNVPKFVSPNLLEVLQPIPTSSNLLDLLQPMSSNLLQVLQAMFSKVEVLQPISTSSNLLHLLHPTSFNLLEVLQPILMSSNLLDLLQFLSSNLLKVLQPIPTFSNLLQPMSSTVFKVLQAMFSKVEVLQLIPTSSNLQKLFQPTSSTLLEVLQAMSSNLEVLQPIPTSSNLLNVLQLLASNLLEILQPIPTSPNLLQPMSSTPIEVLQPISTSSNLLHLFSSTLLEVLQPMSSNLEVLHPIPTSSNLLNLLHLFSSNLLEVLHPIPTSSTLLNLLQPMSSTPVEVLQPIPLSSNLLQLFSSNVLQVLQPILMSSNLLDLLHPTSSNLLEVLQLLSSTLFEVLQPIPTSPNLLNLLELLSSNLLDVLRAMFSKVEVLQPIPTFSNLLHPTSSNLLEVLQAMSSKVEVLQPILMSSNLLDLLHPTSSNVLQVLQPIPTSSILQELFQPMSSKLIEVLQAMSSNLEVLHPIPTSSNLFKVLQLLASNLLDLHPTSSNVLEVLQAMFSNLEVLHPIPTFSNLLQPMSSNVLQFLHPISTSSNLLQVLQLLASNVFKLLHPIPTSSNLLQLLSSNLFEVLQAMSSTLEVLQPIPTFSNLLHPTSSNLLEVLQLLPSNLDVLQPIPTSSNLLNLLQPTSSNLLEVLQAMSSNLDVLHPIPMSSNLIDLLQLFSSTLLEVLHPLPTSSTLLHLFSSPLPDLLQPLPTPLPLLPLPPRPPPPPRRLPPGPPGHPLHFGHLLPRFGSHAGRLLPRGPPGRRGLPPGPPPPPPPPPPLPPRLPGPPLPPIVPPNPPGGGRRRRGLGPPLPGGRFGGDAGHRLGGPPGHPLGPGRALGLRPLGHQGHRAPPGRVPPPGGPEPGPGGPGGPVAGDFGQGLGGRLEPPRAGAPLGNGGALGGGGPLGGAVSGFWGPAGRFWGPPRGFGGHLRGFWGPQGGFWGPPAGFWGLSGGVWGPPAGFWGPRGGFWGLPGGFWGPPDGFWGPPRGFWGPPGGPQGG, from the exons ATGTCCTCCAACCTCCTTGACCTCCTCGAGGTCCTCCAAGCCACGACCTCCAAAATCGAGGTCCTCCAACCCAACCTtgtgtccccaaatgtccccaaatttGTGTCCCCAAACCTCCTTGAGGTCCTCCAACCCATCCCAACCTCCTCCAACCTCCTTGACCTTCTCCAACCCATGTCCTCCAACCTCCTCCAGGTCCTCCAAGCCATGTTCTCAAAGGTTGAGGTCCTCCAACCCATCTCCACCTCCTCCaacctcctccacctcctccaccccACCTCCTTCAACCTCCTTGAG GTCCTCCAACCCATCCTCATGTCCTCCAACCTCCTCGACCTCCTCCAATTCTTGTCCTCCAACCTCCTCAAGGTCCTCCAACCCATCCCAACCTTCTCCAACCTCCTCCAACCCATGTCCTCAACCGTCTTCAAGGTCCTCCAAGCCATGTTCTCAAAAGTTGAGGTCCTCCAACTCATCCCAACCTCCTCCAACCTCCAAAAACTCTTCCAGCCCACATCCTCCACCCTCCTTGAGGTCCTCCAAGCCATGTCCTCAAACCTTGAG GTCCTCCAACCCATCCCAACCTCCTCCAACCTCCTCAATGTCCTCCAACTCTTGGCCTCCAACCTCCTTGAGATCCTCCAACCCATCCCAACCTCCCCCAACCTCCTCCAACCCATGTCCTCCACCCCCATTGAGGTCCTCCAACCCATCTCCACCTCCTCCAACCTCCTCCACCTCTTCTCCTCCACCCTCCTCGAGGTCCTCCAACCCATGTCCTCCAACCTCGAGGTCCTCCACCCCATCCCAACCTCCTCCAACCTCCTCAACCTCCTCCACCTCTTCTCCTCCAACCTCCTTGAGGTCCTCCACCCCATCCCAACCTCCTCAACCCTCCTCAACCTCCTCCAACCCATGTCCTCCACCCCCGTTGAGGTCCTCCAACCCATCCCCTTGTCCTCCAACCTCCTCCAACTCTTCTCCTCCAACGTTCTCCAGGTCCTCCAACCCATCCTCATGTCCTCCAACCTCCTTGACCTCCTCCACCCCACATCCTCCAACCTCCTTGAGGTCCTCCAACTCTTGTCCTCAACCCTCTTTGAGGTCCTCCAACCCATCCCAACCTCCCCCAACCTCCTCAACCTCCTTGAACTCTTGTCCTCCAACCTCCTTGATGTCCTCCGAGCCATGTTCTCAAAAGTTGAGGTCCTCCAACCCATCCCAACCTTCTCCAACCTCCTCCACCCCACATCCTCCAACCTCCTTGAGGTCCTCCAAGCCATGTCCTCAAAGGTTGAG GTCCTCCAACCCATCCTCATGTCCTCCAACCTCCTTGACCTCCTCCACCCCACATCCTCCAACGTCCTCCAGGTCCTCCAAcccatccccacctcctccaTCCTCCAAGAACTCTTCCAACCCATGTCCTCAAAGCTCATCGAGGTCCTCCAAGCCATGTCCTCAAACCTCGAGGTCCTCCACCCCATCCCAACCTCCTCCAACCTCTTCAAGGTCCTCCAACTCTTGGCCTCCAACCTCCTTGACCTCCACCCCACATCCTCCAATGTCCTTGAGGTCCTCCAAGCCATGTTCTCAAACCTTGAGGTCCTCCACCCCATCCCAACCTTCTCCAACCTCCTCCAACCCATGTCCTCCAATGTCCTCCAGTTCCTCCACCCCATCTCCACCTCCTCCAACCTCCTCCAGGTCCTCCAACTCTTGGCCTCCAATGTCTTCAAGCTCCTCCACCCCATCCCAACCTCCTCCAACCTCCTCCAACTCTTGTCCTCCAACCTCTTTGAGGTCCTCCAAGCCATGTCCTCCACCCTTGAGGTCCTCCAACCCATCCCAACCTTCTCCAACCTCCTCCACCCCACATCCTCCAACCTCCTTGAGGTCCTCCAACTCTTGCCCTCCAACCTTGATGTCCTCCAACCCATCCCAACCTCCTCCAACCTCCTCAACCTCCTCCAACCCACATCCTCCAACCTCCTCGAGGTTCTCCAAGCCATGTCCTCAAACCTTGACGTCCtccaccccatccccatgtcctcCAACCTCATTGACCTCCTCCAACTCTTCTCCTCCACCCTCCTTGAGGtcctccaccccctccccacctcctccaccctcctccacctcttctcctcccccctccccgaccTCCTCCaacccctccccacccccttgcCCTTactccctctccccccacgacctcctcctcctccccgacGGCTCCCCCCCGGGCCTCCCGGCCACCCGCTCCATTTTGGCCACCTCCTCCCCCGTTTTGGAAGCCATGCTGGCCGGCTCCTTCCCCGAGGCCCACCAGGACGCCGTGGCCTTCCTCCaggccccccgccgccccctcctcctcctcctccactacCTCCACGGCTGCCGgggccccccctgcccccaatTGTCCCCCCCAATCCACCCGGGGGCGGCCGACGGCGCCGTGGCCTTGGCCCGCCGCTACCTGGTGGCCGGTTTGGAGGGGACGCTGGCCACCGCCTTGGTGGCCCCCCCGGCCACCCTCTGGGCCCTGGCCGAGCGTTGGGCTTGCGTCCCCTTGGCCACCAGGGCCACCGGGCTCCTCCTGGccgggtcccccccccgggTGGCCCGGAGCCTGGCCCAGGTGGCCCGGGTGGCCCGGTGGCCGGGGATTTTGGCCAAGGCCTTGGCGGTCGCCTTGAGCCCCCCCGGGCTGGGGCCCCGCTTGGAAATgggggagccctggggggggggggaccccttGGTGGGGCCGTTTCGGGGTTTTGGGGACCTGcggggaggttttggggacccccccgagGATTTGGGGGACACCTCCGAGGATTttggggaccccaaggggggttttggggacccCCAGCAGGATTTTGGGGACTCTCagggggggtttggggacccCCAGCGGGATTTTGGGGACCCCgaggggggttttggggactcccagggggattttggggaccTCCAGATggattttggggacccccccgagGATTTTGGGGACCTCCAGGAGGACCTCAAGGAGGTTGA
- the LOC137849229 gene encoding uncharacterized protein isoform X13, producing the protein MSSNLLDLLEVLQATTSKIEVLQPNLVSPNVPKFVSPNLLEVLQPIPTSSNLLDLLQPMSSNLLQVLQAMFSKVEVLQPISTSSNLLHLLHPTSFNLLEVLQPILMSSNLLDLLQFLSSNLLKVLQPIPTFSNLLQPMSSTVFKVLQAMFSKVEVLQLIPTSSNLQKLFQPTSSTLLEVLQAMSSNLEVLQPIPTSSNLLNVLQLLASNLLEILQPIPTSPNLLQPMSSTPIEVLQPISTSSNLLHLFSSTLLEVLQPMSSNLEVLHPIPTSSNLLNLLHLFSSNLLEVLHPIPTSSTLLNLLQPMSSTPVEVLQPIPLSSNLLQLFSSNVLQVLQPILMSSNLLDLLHPTSSNLLEVLQLLSSTLFEVLQPIPTSPNLLNLLELLSSNLLDVLRAMFSKVEVLQPIPTFSNLLHPTSSNLLEVLQAMSSKVEVLQPIPTSSNLLQLFSSNVLQVLQPILMSSNLLDLLHPTSSNVLQVLQPIPTSSILQELFQPMSSKLIEVLQAMSSNLEVLHPIPTSSNLFKVLQLLASNLLDLHPTSSNVLEVLQAMFSNLEVLHPIPTFSNLLQPMSSNVLQFLHPISTSSNLLQVLQLLASNVFKLLHPIPTSSNLLQLLSSNLFEVLQAMSSTLEVLQPIPTFSNLLHPTSSNLLEVLQLLPSNLDVLQPIPTSSNLLNLLQPTSSNLLEVLQAMSSNLDVLHPIPMSSNLIDLLQLFSSTLLEVLHPLPTSSTLLHLFSSPLPDLLQPLPTPLPLLPLPPRPPPPPRRLPPGPPGHPLHFGHLLPRFGSHAGRLLPRGPPGRRGLPPGPPPPPPPPPPLPPRLPGPPLPPIVPPNPPGGGRRRRGLGPPLPGGRFGGDAGHRLGGPPGHPLGPGRALGLRPLGHQGHRAPPGRVPPPGGPEPGPGGPGGPVAGDFGQGLGGRLEPPRAGAPLGNGGALGGGGPLGGAVSGFWGPAGRFWGPPRGFGGHLRGFWGPQGGFWGPPAGFWGLSGGVWGPPAGFWGPRGGFWGLPGGFWGPPDGFWGPPRGFWGPPGGPQGG; encoded by the exons ATGTCCTCCAACCTCCTTGACCTCCTCGAGGTCCTCCAAGCCACGACCTCCAAAATCGAGGTCCTCCAACCCAACCTtgtgtccccaaatgtccccaaatttGTGTCCCCAAACCTCCTTGAGGTCCTCCAACCCATCCCAACCTCCTCCAACCTCCTTGACCTTCTCCAACCCATGTCCTCCAACCTCCTCCAGGTCCTCCAAGCCATGTTCTCAAAGGTTGAGGTCCTCCAACCCATCTCCACCTCCTCCaacctcctccacctcctccaccccACCTCCTTCAACCTCCTTGAG GTCCTCCAACCCATCCTCATGTCCTCCAACCTCCTCGACCTCCTCCAATTCTTGTCCTCCAACCTCCTCAAGGTCCTCCAACCCATCCCAACCTTCTCCAACCTCCTCCAACCCATGTCCTCAACCGTCTTCAAGGTCCTCCAAGCCATGTTCTCAAAAGTTGAGGTCCTCCAACTCATCCCAACCTCCTCCAACCTCCAAAAACTCTTCCAGCCCACATCCTCCACCCTCCTTGAGGTCCTCCAAGCCATGTCCTCAAACCTTGAG GTCCTCCAACCCATCCCAACCTCCTCCAACCTCCTCAATGTCCTCCAACTCTTGGCCTCCAACCTCCTTGAGATCCTCCAACCCATCCCAACCTCCCCCAACCTCCTCCAACCCATGTCCTCCACCCCCATTGAGGTCCTCCAACCCATCTCCACCTCCTCCAACCTCCTCCACCTCTTCTCCTCCACCCTCCTCGAGGTCCTCCAACCCATGTCCTCCAACCTCGAGGTCCTCCACCCCATCCCAACCTCCTCCAACCTCCTCAACCTCCTCCACCTCTTCTCCTCCAACCTCCTTGAGGTCCTCCACCCCATCCCAACCTCCTCAACCCTCCTCAACCTCCTCCAACCCATGTCCTCCACCCCCGTTGAGGTCCTCCAACCCATCCCCTTGTCCTCCAACCTCCTCCAACTCTTCTCCTCCAACGTTCTCCAGGTCCTCCAACCCATCCTCATGTCCTCCAACCTCCTTGACCTCCTCCACCCCACATCCTCCAACCTCCTTGAGGTCCTCCAACTCTTGTCCTCAACCCTCTTTGAGGTCCTCCAACCCATCCCAACCTCCCCCAACCTCCTCAACCTCCTTGAACTCTTGTCCTCCAACCTCCTTGATGTCCTCCGAGCCATGTTCTCAAAAGTTGAGGTCCTCCAACCCATCCCAACCTTCTCCAACCTCCTCCACCCCACATCCTCCAACCTCCTTGAGGTCCTCCAAGCCATGTCCTCAAAGGTTGAG GTCCTCCAACCCATCCCAACCTCCTCCAACCTCCTCCAACTCTTCTCCTCCAACGTTCTCCAGGTCCTCCAACCCATCCTCATGTCCTCCAACCTCCTTGACCTCCTCCACCCCACATCCTCCAACGTCCTCCAGGTCCTCCAAcccatccccacctcctccaTCCTCCAAGAACTCTTCCAACCCATGTCCTCAAAGCTCATCGAGGTCCTCCAAGCCATGTCCTCAAACCTCGAGGTCCTCCACCCCATCCCAACCTCCTCCAACCTCTTCAAGGTCCTCCAACTCTTGGCCTCCAACCTCCTTGACCTCCACCCCACATCCTCCAATGTCCTTGAGGTCCTCCAAGCCATGTTCTCAAACCTTGAGGTCCTCCACCCCATCCCAACCTTCTCCAACCTCCTCCAACCCATGTCCTCCAATGTCCTCCAGTTCCTCCACCCCATCTCCACCTCCTCCAACCTCCTCCAGGTCCTCCAACTCTTGGCCTCCAATGTCTTCAAGCTCCTCCACCCCATCCCAACCTCCTCCAACCTCCTCCAACTCTTGTCCTCCAACCTCTTTGAGGTCCTCCAAGCCATGTCCTCCACCCTTGAGGTCCTCCAACCCATCCCAACCTTCTCCAACCTCCTCCACCCCACATCCTCCAACCTCCTTGAGGTCCTCCAACTCTTGCCCTCCAACCTTGATGTCCTCCAACCCATCCCAACCTCCTCCAACCTCCTCAACCTCCTCCAACCCACATCCTCCAACCTCCTCGAGGTTCTCCAAGCCATGTCCTCAAACCTTGACGTCCtccaccccatccccatgtcctcCAACCTCATTGACCTCCTCCAACTCTTCTCCTCCACCCTCCTTGAGGtcctccaccccctccccacctcctccaccctcctccacctcttctcctcccccctccccgaccTCCTCCaacccctccccacccccttgcCCTTactccctctccccccacgacctcctcctcctccccgacGGCTCCCCCCCGGGCCTCCCGGCCACCCGCTCCATTTTGGCCACCTCCTCCCCCGTTTTGGAAGCCATGCTGGCCGGCTCCTTCCCCGAGGCCCACCAGGACGCCGTGGCCTTCCTCCaggccccccgccgccccctcctcctcctcctccactacCTCCACGGCTGCCGgggccccccctgcccccaatTGTCCCCCCCAATCCACCCGGGGGCGGCCGACGGCGCCGTGGCCTTGGCCCGCCGCTACCTGGTGGCCGGTTTGGAGGGGACGCTGGCCACCGCCTTGGTGGCCCCCCCGGCCACCCTCTGGGCCCTGGCCGAGCGTTGGGCTTGCGTCCCCTTGGCCACCAGGGCCACCGGGCTCCTCCTGGccgggtcccccccccgggTGGCCCGGAGCCTGGCCCAGGTGGCCCGGGTGGCCCGGTGGCCGGGGATTTTGGCCAAGGCCTTGGCGGTCGCCTTGAGCCCCCCCGGGCTGGGGCCCCGCTTGGAAATgggggagccctggggggggggggaccccttGGTGGGGCCGTTTCGGGGTTTTGGGGACCTGcggggaggttttggggacccccccgagGATTTGGGGGACACCTCCGAGGATTttggggaccccaaggggggttttggggacccCCAGCAGGATTTTGGGGACTCTCagggggggtttggggacccCCAGCGGGATTTTGGGGACCCCgaggggggttttggggactcccagggggattttggggaccTCCAGATggattttggggacccccccgagGATTTTGGGGACCTCCAGGAGGACCTCAAGGAGGTTGA